One region of Purpureocillium takamizusanense chromosome 4, complete sequence genomic DNA includes:
- a CDS encoding uncharacterized protein (EggNog:ENOG503NX58~COG:V): protein MFSSAQPVLPPGTLVLVTGVSGFIGSHVADKLLAAGYAVRGTTRDAAKHAWLAALFDDRYGKGRFELHGVPDMAAEGAFDQVLQGASGVINIASDTTFAPDPHAVITPTVAGAVNLARAASRTPSVRRFVQTSSCASAANPGPITTTATTGPDNGGREYPTITKETWNDAAVAQAWAPPPYEPARGFAVYAACKTEAERALWRWYRETRPALVLNAVLPSMNMGKSLDVTHQGHPSTSGLVAALFTGNHDDLASAAQYFYIDVQDTARLHVAALLHPDVREERLFAYAGPYTWRTIQRAMQELYPRRTFAPDVADAPLDGSVVPGTARAEALLREMGRDGWTSLEDCVRMNTEDLAV from the exons ATGTTTTCCTCCGCGCAGCCCGTCCTCCCGCCCGGCACCCTCGTGCTCGTTACCGGCGTCTCCGGCTTCATCGGCAgccacgtcgccgacaagctcctgGCCGCGGGGTACGCCGTCCGCGGCACAacgcgcgacgcggccaagcacgcctggctcgcggcgctgttCGACGACAGGTACGGCAAGGGCCGGTTCGAGCTGCACGGCGTGCCGGACATGGCTGCCGAGGGGGCCTTTGACCAGGTTCTCCAAG GAGCCTCCGGCGTCATCAACATCGCCTCCGACACCACCTTCGCGCCGGACCCGCACGCCGTCATCACGcccaccgtcgccggcgcggtgaacctcgcgcgcgccgcctcgcgcacgccCTCGGTGCGGCGCTTCGTGCAgacgtcgagctgcgcctcggccgcgaaCCCCGgtcccatcaccaccacggccaccaccgggcccgacaacggcggcagaGAGTACCCAACCATCACCAAGGAGACGTGGaacgatgccgccgtggcgcaggCGTGGGCCCCGCCTCCGTACGAGCCCGCCCGGGGCTTCGCCGTGTACGCCGCGTGCAAgaccgaggcggagagggcgcTGTGGAGGTGGTATCGTGAGACGCGGCCTGCGCTCGTGCTCAACGCTG TACTTCCGAGCATGAACATGGGCAAGAGTCTGGATGTGACGCATCAGGGGCACCCGTCCACGTCggggctcgtcgcggcgctgttCACGGGCAACCACGATGATCTCGCCTCCGCTGCGCAAT ACTTTTACATAGACGTGCAAGACACGGCGCGGCtgcacgtcgccgcgctgctgcacccaGACGTGCGTGAGGAGCGGCTGTTCGCCTACGCGGGCCCTTACACCTGGCGCACGATCCAGCGTGCCATGCAAGAGCTGTACCCGCGCCGTACGTTCGCGCCGGACGTGGCGGACGCGCCGCTCGACGGGAGCGTGGTGCcggggacggcgcgcgccgaggccctcctGCGCGAGATGGGGCGCGACGGATGGACGAGCCTAGAGGACTGCGTGAGGATGAACACGGAGGACCTGGCTGTGTAG